TCACAAAATGTTGAAATAGAAAGGACGCCTGAAGCGGATTTTAAAAAGGTATTGAATATCATCGGTGTATTCATCTTTGCCGGATTGGCACTGACAAGTGTCACCAATCCGATGCCAGCTAAATATCTCAAGGAGTATATGATGTTCATCGGAGGAAGTGCCATTGTTTATTACTTTTTACTGAACATCTATTTCATAGGGGAAGCATGGAGGAAAGTGTTTTATTCTAGTCTACTCGTCCTCGGAATCGGCAGCCTGTCGATGGCGATTTACCTGTTCAGTCATTCATCACATTAGGAGTATTAAATTCTCGCCTTAATATGGATGAGGTGCAATTAATCATGTTTAGAGCGCAATTCCCGTTTTGTACCGTGCAATTAACATAAACAAGCGTGCAATTATCCCAAATGACCGTGCAATACTAAACTCAACACTGTAATCATCAAATTTTTCAACAGAAAACTCCCTGCTCAAGGGGGTTTTTTATTTTACGAAAAAGTGCTTGTCCAGTCGCTAAATATATAATACAGAATATTCATAATATATTTACTTCAATAAATTTTGTAAGCGTTACCATTACCGTGAGTCTAGTCATGGCGCGGTTTTTCACTGTTCACATAATCGTGTAACATCCTTGAAACAATTTTGGATGTTTGTTAGGTTAAATAACCGTAAGCCCCATGAGGGCAGGAAAAACTTGGACGGCGTGGTTCGGCTGGTTAGCTATTATAACTTTCATGATTAAGAATTCATTTTTATTCTTGAACGTTAGCCGATTTCTATAACCACTATGTTAATTATTTCGTTTAGGGAAAACGAAAAGGAGAGATTTGGTGTCTTTTGAAGTATTAATATCTTTAGGAGTTTATTTTATTGCAATGATCCTGATTGGATTATATGCATACCGCAAAACGTCTGATCTATCAGACTATATGCTTGGCGGCCGTGGTCTTGGACCGTCGGTAACGGCTCTGTCAGCTGGTGCATCCGACATGAGTGGCTGGATGCTGATGGGATTGCCTGGCGCAATGTACACATCGGGTATTTCCAGTGCCTGGATCGCAATTGGGTTATCGATTGGTGCCTATTTGAACTACCTCATCTTAGCTCCAAGACTTCGAACATACACGGAGCTGGCAAATGATTCAATCACAATCCCCGATTTCCTTGAAAACCGCTTTTCAGATACAACTAAAATCCTGCGTTCTGTATCTGCAGTCGTTATTATCATTTTCTTCACGCTGTATACTTCAGCGGGTCTAGTTTCAGGCGGTACTTTGTTTGAGTCGGCATTCGGGCTTGATTATCGTATGGGCTTGTTCGTGACAGCTGGTGTAGTTATTGTTTATACACTGTTCGGTGGTTTCCTTGCTGTTAGTTTGACTGACTTTGTTCAAGGTGTCATCATGTTCCTTGCGCTTGTCTTGGTGCCTGTTGTTGCTTTTACAGAGCTTGGCGGACCTGGAAACGTAATGGACACAGTTGGATCAATCGATCCTACATTGATGGATCTTTTCAAAGGTACAACATTCCTTGGAATTGTTTCTCTATTGGCTTGGGGCCTTGGTTACTTTGGCCAGCCGCATATCATCGTGCGCTTTATGGCGATCAAATCAATGGATGAGCTTAAGCCTGCCCGCAGAATTGCGATGACTTGGATGATCGTATCAATTGTTGGTGCTTTGGCGGTAGGTCTTGTTGGTATTGCTTATGTTCAAGTGAACAACGTTACGCTTGAAAATCCGGAAACAGTGTTCATCATGTTTGCGAACATCCTATTCAACCCATATATCACGGGCTTCCTGCTCGCTGCGATTTTGGCTGCGATCATGAGTACAATTTCTTCGCAGCTGCTTGTTACTTCAAGTGCGTTGACCGAGGACTTTTACAAAGCGTTCTTCCGTCGGGAAGCAAGTGACAAAGAATTGGTATTCGTTGGCCGTGCAGCCGTATTGCTTGTCGCATTAGTAGGTATCGCACTCTCTTACACGCCAAATGATACGATTCTTTCATTGGTTGGTAACGCATGGGCTGGATTCGGTGCCGCATTCGGACCAGTCATGCTATTGAGCCTGTACTGGAAGCAAATGAACCGTTGGGGTGCGCTTGCCGGTATCGTCGTCGGTGCATTGACCGTCATCATCTGGATCAGTATCGATGGCTTGTCAGCATTCTTATATGAAATGGTCCCAGGATTCTTCTTGAGCTTGATTGCAGTCCTTGTTGTAAGTAAAATCACAACTGGACCTGGCAAAGCAGTAAAAGAAGAGTTTAAAGAGATGGAAAACATTATGTCTGAGTAATATAAAAGTAACCAGGCTGCTAGATTGCTCTTTGGAAGTGCGAATTCATAAATAACAGTACAAGTAATGTAGAAAAAAGCATGGTGATTAGCAATTAAATCATCATGCTTTTTAACTTCTGAATTTTATAATTCAAAGTCGTTATGATGGAATTACACTTTCA
This window of the Mesobacillus jeotgali genome carries:
- the putP gene encoding sodium/proline symporter PutP, which encodes MSFEVLISLGVYFIAMILIGLYAYRKTSDLSDYMLGGRGLGPSVTALSAGASDMSGWMLMGLPGAMYTSGISSAWIAIGLSIGAYLNYLILAPRLRTYTELANDSITIPDFLENRFSDTTKILRSVSAVVIIIFFTLYTSAGLVSGGTLFESAFGLDYRMGLFVTAGVVIVYTLFGGFLAVSLTDFVQGVIMFLALVLVPVVAFTELGGPGNVMDTVGSIDPTLMDLFKGTTFLGIVSLLAWGLGYFGQPHIIVRFMAIKSMDELKPARRIAMTWMIVSIVGALAVGLVGIAYVQVNNVTLENPETVFIMFANILFNPYITGFLLAAILAAIMSTISSQLLVTSSALTEDFYKAFFRREASDKELVFVGRAAVLLVALVGIALSYTPNDTILSLVGNAWAGFGAAFGPVMLLSLYWKQMNRWGALAGIVVGALTVIIWISIDGLSAFLYEMVPGFFLSLIAVLVVSKITTGPGKAVKEEFKEMENIMSE